ttaaaaaagtttgaaatatccaataaatgtcgttccacttcatgattgtgtcccacttgttgttgattcttcacaaaaaaatacagttttatatctttatgtttgaagcctgaaatgtggcaaaaggtcgcaaagttcaagggggccgaatactttcgcaaggcactgtacatacatatcaTTGTAGTATTTAGATATTACAATATATCATATTATAATATTAAgacacagtgaccgtacatacatatcccaaccaggagctatggattacaggcaatatccgcatcgagctaaaggctagagctgccgctttcaaagagcgggacactaatccggacgctaaGAAATCCCGCaacgccctcagacgaaccatcaaacaggcaaagtgtcaatacaggattaagatttaaCCCTACTACACCGCCTCTGACacttgtcagatgtggcagggcttgaaattATTACGGACTTCAATAGGAAACCCAgatgtgagctgcccagtgacgcgagcctaccagacgagctaaattacttctatgctcacttcgaggcacgcaacactgaagcatgcatgagagcaccagctgttccggacgactgtgtgataatgctctcggtagccgatatgagcaagaccttaaaacaggtcaacattcacaaagccgcgggccagacggattaccaggacgtgtactcaaagcatgtgcggaccaactggcaagtgtcttcactgacattttcaacctctccctgactgagtctgtaatacctacatgttccaagtagaccaccatagtccctgttcccaaggaagcgaaggtaacctgcctaaatgattaccgtcggtagccatgaagtgctgtgaaaggctggtcatggctcacatcaacagcatcatccctgatactctagacccactccaatttgcatactgccccaacagatccatggatgacgcaatctcaattggactccacactgccctttcccacctggacaaaaggaacacctatgtgagaatgctgttcattgactacagctcagtgttcaacaccatagtgcccagaaagctcatcactaagctaaggaccctgggactaaacacctccctctgcagcttgatcctggacttcctgacgggccgcccccaggtgctaAGGGaaggcaacaacatgtctgcaaagccgatcctcaacactggggcccctcaggggtgcgtgcttagtcccctcctgtactaactgttcacccacgactgcgtagccaaacacgactccaacaccatcattaagtttgctgacgacacaacagtggtaggcctgattactgacaacgatgagacagcttataggggggaggtcagagacctggcagtgtggtgcaaggacaataACTTCTCCctcgatgtgagcaagacaaaggagctgatcgtggactacaggaaaaggcaggccgaacaggcccccaataacattgacagggctgtagtggagcaggtcgagagtttcaaattgtcaaagactccagggaGCGGTACCGAGGCAATGTGTAGGGAGGGGTACAGGTaagtgttctctctgctaccgcacggcaagctgtaccagaGTGCGAAgtttaggaccaaaaggctccttaacagcttctaccccaaagccataagactgctgaacaattaatcaaatggccacccagactatttacccCCCAtgtgtttttacactgctgctactcgctgtttattatgtATGCATAGTgactttacccctgcctacatgtacaaattacctcgactaacctgtaccccgcacatTGCCTCGGTACCGcttccttgtatatagcctcgttattgttttgttattgtgttgctttttataattttttactttagtttatttgttaaatattttctaaactctttcttgaactgcattgttggttaaagggcttgtaggtaagcatttcacatgtgacaaatcaagtttgatttgattccttAGCATCGTTAAATGCCTTTCTGGGCATCACCCAGTTTGTCAATTAATAAGGATATCTGCTTGAAACAGCCTCTAAATGAAAATTACTTTACATTCTCAAATAGCTGCCAGATCAGAGGGTTTTTTCGGGTTGCCAGAAAAAAATATAACAACTTTACAAAGATCTCTTTGCTGACATTCCACAGACCTGTCCCCTCCCACGACGTCACACGGATCCTTTCCTTCCTGCTTGCTTGCTAGCTTAGCTTCAGCTGTTGGCACTTGGCTGTCCAAGTGGTGCATTTGTGATCCTCCAGCTATCCCTTAACGAAATCGGGTCGTATTTAGGagattttacaatagttatagtAACAAAAGCTGCGACATATAGACCAGGTACTTATATCAGAAAGGCTTTCGAACCTCTGGGACATGGCCAGACAAGAGCAAGTCCTCCAGCTTGAGCCACCACACGAACTGAAATTTAGAGGTAAGAGGGCAGGGCCGGGCAGTTTGGTCTGCAAGTATTTGACCATTGTTCCAAGCTAGCTAACGTCAACGCATTATCAGTAGTGTTGTTGATAACTAAACAATGGGTCTGCACACGGTGTATCATATTTGGTTTCTAGAGCGGTGACAAGCAAAGGGACATTGCATAGCAACGTCTTCTACCTACTGATGCTAACCGGCTAATGGCTAGCTGTCATTTTCTTCAGTGGCTAGCAAGCTATCTTAGCCTGCAATGAAAAGCCAGGCCCTGGTAATTTCCTCAATCAATGTTAGTTGCATGTTATTCAGTTACTATCATCTCCCTTACTTGCGAGTCAGTTTTTGCCACCATAAATTAAGATATTTCTGCTATAGCTACTAAcgttactagctagctaaatgaagTATAATTAATTCATTTATAGTACTTTCTGAGGTCAGAGCGATACTAATGAAAATCCCATTTCACAATTACCTTTATGGATACATATAAGTTTCTCAATCCATTCGTGGGGCACATATTTGTTTTAGCCCTGACCACACATGAACAAGcccttgattagttgaatcagccCTTGATTGGTGTTATTGTTGGCCTGAAACTGTGCACCTCCTAGGGGAGCCCCAGGAATTGATTGTGAAATACTGCAGTAGAAAAGTGACTGTTGACAATTGTCAGGCGCAGGATCAGTGAGTTTTAGCAGAATTGTAAGGTTCTGAGTAGGACCATCTTACCGCTTGTAATTGAGTTATTGAACAGGCTATAATTGATGAATAGATTTGAGAATTGGATTAGGGCTGTCCCCAACTAAAAATAAAATTGGTTGACCGAGTCATCaggttctttcgaccaatcgattggttgacatttttaaacgtgtattttttccatatatagacacatcttatgtgttttaatcaaaacaacgatatgcactgagcttgtctgatgctttaagcactatGTTTGATGAAATATTAAGACACACAAATAACTAGAGGGAGTCCGACCGGGGAGACCGActgcaattgatttgattgtgccggGCCGAGCTCAGACTTGCTGCACTGTATAATTTTTGTTTTTACAGCGAGTGACTGTGTGACTAGCACCggttgtctctccctcctccttgcTGCAGCAAAGACTACAGAACATCAACAGTATTTATCACACTGTCCGTGTTGTTGAAGCTGCAACATGATTACAGACATTTCTCACTGAAAAGTTTTGTTACCGAAATCCctaatttgtttaggaaaaacaatccctattccctcaacccttggccttgctctctttacgtgaCACGTATGCATCGCATAAATGTGACcaatctgacctatagcatatcataattaCATCCATAAATTGGTTGTAACGAACTCTGAACACCGTAACAcgtgacagcaaaatggatgctgaggacatgacaaataaactaaACTGGGGAATGTTCACTGGTTGCACAGGAGGTAAAGGGGAATTCAGATGTGTGGAATACATTTgactagttgtggaaaatactggagatcaagaaaaagaaGGTAGTTCTGTGTTCATATTATGTACCAAACAGGTGCTTTTATATTACTATATACATTTTTCTGACCGTTTGTAACAAtataaacaacactaaataaatgtAAAGGGTACCAGAGAATCTGTaactttttttaattattttttttataaagcctttattacagcaaagactCAAAACAGTCACATGCAATCATGAATGCAATTGCCAAACGGTTTATTTATTGTTATGCTAATTATTCAAGGTCGATTTTATTTTAAAcctaaaatgcttgattgcataTGAATGActcgtatgctgtgtgatgacatgaacgATTAATTGATTGATATAGTAGCCAATATAAgtattgaaatataggcctaagCAAGTTAAGGTGttaagactaaacaggatgcgctcttaggcctacagctcgATGGTAGTTATACAAGGCAActaagcctactaatgataatgacattacttattataatgatgatgataataacaataaggagatcaagaaaaagtTTAGTTATTCTAAATATACATTTTCTGacaatttggaacagtgtaaacaacactaaataaattaCAAGTAATACCAGAGAGGATGTTCTAACGAAAACAAGTGTACAACTTTAGTACAGCAAAACGGAGATTAAAAACAGCCaaatttgtgaaattgtttatctGACATGTGTTGcgtgaggcttggtgctcacggaatcagttggctattaaacaaacacacaaacatgcaacACAAGCAGGATCTGAACACAAGCGAGATCAatcttatttctgtagatacttttggtcatgtagtgtatgtggacacctgatcgttgaacatctcattccaaaatcatgggcattaatatgtcctccctttgctgctataacagtctccactcttctgggaaggctttctactagatgttggaacattgctgcgaggacttgcttccattcagccacaagagagttagtgaggttgggcactgatgttgggcgattaggcctgactcgcagttggtattccagttcatcccaaaggcgttcaatggggttgaggtcagggctctgtgcaggccagtcaagttcttccacaccgatctcgacaaaccatttctatatggacctcactttgtgcacgggggcattgtcatactgaaacatgaaagggccttccccaaactgttgccacaaagttggaagcacagaatcttctagaatatcattgtatgctgtagcgttaagatttcccttcactagaactaagtcGCCTAgccaaaaccatgaaaaacaaccccagaccattattcctccttcaccaaactttacagttggcaccatgcattggggcaggtagcagtctcctggcattcgccaaacccagatttgtccgtcggactaccagaagtgaagtgtgattcatcactctagagaatgcgtttccacttctccagagtccaatggctttacaccagtccagccaacgcttggcattgagcatggtgatcttaggctggtgtgcggctgctcggccatgcaaacccatttcatgaagctcccgatgaacagttcttgtgctgatgttgcttccagaggcagtttggaacttggtagtgagtgttgtacctctacgcagacaacaccattctgtatacttctggcccttctttggacgctgtgctaacaaacctctagacgagcttcaatgccatacaactctccttccgtggcctccaactgctcttaaatgcaagtaaaactaaatgcatgctcgcTGGTCAGCGATCggttggtcacccccaaagccaactcctcctcctggtcacccccaaagccaactccccctttgaccgcctttccttccagttctatgctgccaatgactggaacgaattgcaaaaatcattgaagctggagactcatatctccctcactaactttaagcatcagctgtcagagcagcttacagcagcttagagctcttcagtaaggccattctgtcAATGTTTGTCGccattgcatggctgtgtgctcaatcttatacacctgtcagcaatgagtgtgggtgaaatagccaaatccactaatttgaagaagTGTCCAGATACTTTTTTTTcccccagtgaagggaaatcttaacgctacagcacacaatgacattctagatgattcttagcttccaactttgtgggaacagtttggagaaggctctttcctgtttctgcatgacaatgcccccgtgcacaaagcaaggtccatacagaaatggtttgtcaagatcagtgtggaagaacttgactggcctacacagacccctgaccttaaccccatcaaacacctttgggatgaattggaacaccgactgcggtccaggcctaatcgcccaacatcagttttGACAtcaccaatgctcttgtggctgaatggaagcaagtcctcacaGTAATGTCCCAACATCTCGTGGAAAGCgttccctgaagagtggagactgttatagcagcaaagggggaactaacttcatattaatgcccatgattttgatgttcaatgagcaggtgttcacatacttttggtcatgtagtgtatctgttgTCTATTCTCTCCATCTTTTCCAGGTCCATTTACAGATGTCGTCACGGCCACCCTGAAGCTAGGCAACCCAACAGACAGAAATGTGTGTTTTAAAGTGAAGACGACAGCGCCTCGTCGATACTGTGTCCGTCCAAATAGTGGCATCATTGACGCAGGCACTTCCATCAATGTATCTGGTTGGTATCTTTTAGTTTGATTTATAGATGATCGTAGCAGAATAATCTCAGGAACGAATAGTATGTTGAGCTGGTCAACGGAAGGTAACTTGTTGCTAAGAGTTTGCTTGATGCCATTTGTCTGCTTTGTTTTGCAGTTATGCTACAGCCTTTCGACTATGATCCCAATGAAAAGAGCAAACACAAATTCATGGTGCAGTCCATGCTTGCTCCATATGACATGACTGACATGGAAGGGGTGGTAAGTGTCCAAATGGAATGTGATAAATCTGAATGTCACTAATTATGATCTGATGATCCCAGTAAGTTTATTCAATCTGCATTTCTAGTTCTGTCTTACTGTCTCAAGCATCTACTTGTTTATGCGTTGCAAGTGGGACAAATGTGCTGTCAGGATATGCTTCTCTTATGAGTGTCATGGAGTCCCTATTTGGGTGTGGTCATCTTGGTGTTGCCTTATTATTCAGTTTTCTTTCGgccctcttcttctttttctctctttctctctgtcactctttctATCATTCTATCCTCCTTCTGGCCGACAGTGGAAAGAGGCAAAGCCAGAGGAGCTGATGGACTCCAAGTTGAGATGTGCATTTGAGCTGCCACTAGAGAATGACAAAACTGTACGTATCTCCTACATCTTATCATATTACTACATACAATtgcatgttttttgttgttgttgacattccTTCCCTCATAGATTTCACCGTACAGTGTAAGATTAATTCAGAGCACCTTCATTCCATTCACAAATAGATTCTGAATCATTCGATCATCTCCACTCCATTGCATCTCTGAAACAGCCGTtgccatgttttgttttttattttgtgcTTCTCATCCCCATTCTGTTATTCATCTGCATGTTTCTGTCTCCACTCCTTTCCACAGCATGACAGTGAAAGCAACAAAAATGTGTCCTCTACCTCCATAAAGTCAGAGCTCTCCTCACTCCCTAAGTCTGCCAGCTCCTCCCTGGATGACGGCGAGGTGAAGAAGATCATGGAGGAGTGCAAGAGGCTGCAGATGGAGGTCCAGAGACTACGGGAAGAGAACaaacagatcagggtgagacTCAAATGTCCCTAGAACCCACAACAATCAGATCTGTTCGACACAATGCATTTTATTTGCTCCATCTGTAACAATGCAGACTTACTTAATAGGCCTCGTTTAATATATAACAGCTGTTTTTGAGCAATAACAGTGACAAGCAGTTACTGATCTCAAATCAGTCAATTACCCATCTCAAATATGAGGCCTATTAAGTAAGTCTGCATTGTTTCAGATGGAGCAAATAACTGACATTTGGCCTGTGACTCCTTCCTTCTACCCAGGAGGAGGATGGTCTGCGGAAGAGGAAGGTCACGTCCATGGCGTCCTCTCCCCACTCATCTTCCTCACAGGCCATGATAAGGGAGGAGGGCTTGAGTACCCGCGTGCTGGCTCTCTGCGTGCTGTTCTTCGTCATCGGTGTCATCATCGGGAAATTGGCCCTGTAGATGTAGCCAGCTGCAGCATGCTCGGAGGACcggagaaaaaaaacaacaacaatgggATGTGTACTTGTTTTTTGCATAATGCAATATCACATGGGTTTATTTGAGTTGTGAAATTATTTACCATAAAAAAGCAAAGGTAATCTAGTGAAATAATGAAAAGAACCGGTCACGAGTCGTCTTGCCTTTTAATCACTGTATTTTCCATCCCTACTTGCACAGATACAATACAAATCATTGTGTGGGGATTGGGGAAATTGCAACGTTGTGTTCTATAAGCATCAATGATAGCAATGTGTTCCAGCAAGGTCAAGGCTTTTCCTACAGCAGAACTAATGTGACTGAGTTCTATGACATTGTGTGAATGTTTTAATCACTGCTTTTTTAAGGCAAGGAGACCGTGCATTGTGTGTGAGTCGAGAGGCTGCCGGTGAATTTTAGCATGAAGGGGGGTAATTATGTAAATCCTGTCATCCAACTGATTCCTGTATGAAACATAAAatggatttggggggggggggggtaactgaaaaataaaatattaaccaTCATTTTGTCCAAGACAGACCCCTGTCCAATGCAGTAGGTTGcttattttttataatcaattagAAATGTGTTTTTAATCTATCACAGAATATGTACTGTCTCATAGTGCTGCAGTGAGTTAGGTCTACACATTTTAGTGTGTAATTTAGTAACAGTCTCTGAGGTGAAGGCACAGAATCTGTGACTTGTAATTTGGTCAAAGCCCCAGCCTGTGAAGGATGTCTTCAGGATCAGTATGTGGGTGGTGCCTTTTGCATCtctgatattttaagtagaaattttgcaccaatattgaattgtAAGTCTGTTATATTAAATTAAGTGCCCTTTAACATAGACCACATTAATTCAATAAAtctgtaaacatttctaaatcaATACATTTTTGCATGAATTAAGGATTGCTAAATTGCCCAAATTTGGAATTTTGACATCCCTCCGTCAACGCTgacacttctaggaagattttactgcacttaggcctagattcaatTCGATCAAGCGTTAACAGGCAATAGCCGACACCCGCATTTCTGATGTTGTGGCGGTAACTGTTGGAGCTGCTCTTCTGATCGTTCAGAAGCCacaactgccaaattctctaaaatgacgttggaggcggcttatggtagagaaattaacaaattctatggcaacagctctggtggaaattcctgcagtcagcatgccaattacacacttgtgttagaagttcagaacgagaaagtgtagACTATAGGGTGAAGAATTGGGACACTTTTTTTCATATCTGTGTTCTGTAACCTTTTTCAACATCTAGCCAACATATCTCAACACGTGATACATTCCTGAAATCCTCAAGATGTTCCCTAATCacccaaaaaacaaaacaaattaatTCATATTCACAGGAGGCATGACATTTGCGTACACTGAATCAAAACCATATTTTCAGTTTGCATTTGGTAGACTGAGACAGCAGGTTAAATAAACTGGGACACCATTATTATAGTCCAAATTTTACCCCAATGACAATTCAAGTACATTTTGTGTGATTAGGAAACATCTGAGGAATTCAGAAATTCATCATCTGTTGGGCTAATATGTTGAACAAGATGTCGGAAGCAGTTACAGAAGATGTAAATGCAAAAAGTGTCCCACTTTTTCTGAAATTACTCAAATAACagtacaatacatttttttttttttacaggataTAGTACTACACGAACCAGAACCTTGCCTAACCCAAGTACAGGGGTTCCCTAATGTAAACTGGATCACTTTCCTCCATTGGAATAGTTTATAAGACTGTCccactttagctactccatgctgtcctactttaGTTAGCTATAGTTGGTAAAGCAGGACAACTAAAAACATGACTGAATTACAAAATTGAAACATAATATTggcaattttttaaatgtattttgatgCATCAGTACATAGTATGCACATTTACATCAGAATTTGGCACTGCGTTATTTCTGGTAGTTTTAGAACCTTAACATCAAAACAGAAAAAATTATCACAACAGCAGGAAGTGAAGTGCCACACAGGAAGTGGGCCGAGAGAGTTTCTCCCacagagagatagggaaagagaggcTCAGATGACATCATGTAGCTGATTTTACCATGTGCTTTGCAGGGTAAGCTTGTTTGAAGCTTGCTCTTCCCGCCTCTATGATATCAATGAAGTGATGTGATTTTGATCATGTGGTTTCTCTGCAAGGGCTTAGTAACATTAGTTTTGATTTGCTCTTGTCAAACCAATAAATAAACGTCAGGATTATGGTGTCCCAGTTTATATAACGTCCTACTCTTTTTGAATTCACCCTATAGAAATAATGACACTCAAATTTAAAATCATAAAATTAAATAATGAGGATTTCGATCAGCCTAATGGAGGtgagattacatctcacattccagtgtttgaGCTTGTAAACAATGGATTTCTCTTAATGCTACTCtatgcagccaatggcaatgtccacttTAGATAATGCCGGGAGCTGCTTgttgatttgacagctctaatggGACTTCCTAAAAACACACCATTTTGATACATCTACAACTGGAAGTAACTTTTCGTtgcaggttaggagagcatttcGCCAACCTTAACccctttcctaaccttaacctaattatcctaacctgctatgctAATTCTCCTAACTTGTTGCGTAAATTCTAACCTGCTATGAAAAAGTAACTTCCGGTCATAGATGTATTGAAGTGCCATGTTTTAGGGAATATccagttccacctccgacatgccaaaacaaccgctatgcggatatcggctaaagcggatctgattgaattGAGCCCTTAATCCCAAAATGTCTCCAAGTTTCACCATAATTGCAAAggctagttattttgttgctttgacagtcatttctgaagatgatgtatttcatgtgattagtggTTTATTTACGACTGTCCCTCATtcaaggtcaaccctgttatgtgaactaaactcttgttttaatatggtgaagccattacttttttttaaatatatttttttaaaggaacattaaacatctaatagtcaaatcctAGAGTaaaatcaggtgagctggttctattattTTTggtcattttctggtgttttgtggtaaATTGTTTATAATGCATTtcatgtaaaaaatgtttttatagaAACTGAAATTGaaaacaattatatattttttcttactAGATCGAACCGTAACTGAACCGACATCAAAAAACACTTGCTCAGCACTATGGACAACTGAGCGGGTGGAGCGTAACATGTTCACCCTGTTAAAGGCTTTGTATGGTCAATCTGGCTCTGCAGTGGCTGTACAGCATTTACTGTGATACATCCTCTGCAGAAAACAGAGCAAATATACTTTTTGTCCTTCGCGTAGCAGAActattgtgaaggaagttgtcaaggaagtttGTGTTTATATAGGACCTCCCACCCCAACCTACCATCAACCAATTATAATGGGcagccctccgcattgttacaaaatttgagagGCACATGGTGATGCGGTAAGGAGCTTGATTTGGCCTCCGCATGCCTCCGGAGGCTTGCGTCTTAACCTCCATACAAATCATCATaccacattttcagatcaagcataaattggctttaaTCCATACATAGATTAGGGTGACCACATGTCCCGGATTGTGCGGGACAGTCCCACATTTTATCCCTTTCTCCAACAAGGAAACAATCATGTCACGCACCATCTGGGACATGTGGTCACCCTAATCTAAACACCACTAATCTTGAAAAAAGGTTGATTTGTCCTGTATTTCAGTCAGACATTCTAACCTGTCTCTTGCAGTCACGCTACGCTAATTAAAAGatacaatatatatacaaataatgtggacaccccttcaaattagtcgaTTAGACTATTTCAGCCATTCCCCTTGCTGATGTGCATAAAATCgatcacacagccatgcaatcttttcttcatggttcgggctagaccacttagctccagtgaagggaaatcttaaagctacggCATAAAATGATATTCTAGACGATTcgatgcttccaactttgtggcaacagtttggggaaggccctttcctgtttcagcatgacaatgccct
This window of the Oncorhynchus clarkii lewisi isolate Uvic-CL-2024 chromosome 16, UVic_Ocla_1.0, whole genome shotgun sequence genome carries:
- the LOC139368740 gene encoding vesicle-associated membrane protein-associated protein B-like encodes the protein MARQEQVLQLEPPHELKFRGPFTDVVTATLKLGNPTDRNVCFKVKTTAPRRYCVRPNSGIIDAGTSINVSVMLQPFDYDPNEKSKHKFMVQSMLAPYDMTDMEGVWKEAKPEELMDSKLRCAFELPLENDKTHDSESNKNVSSTSIKSELSSLPKSASSSLDDGEVKKIMEECKRLQMEVQRLREENKQIREEDGLRKRKVTSMASSPHSSSSQAMIREEGLSTRVLALCVLFFVIGVIIGKLAL